A genomic segment from Gilvibacter sp. SZ-19 encodes:
- a CDS encoding toxin-antitoxin system YwqK family antitoxin: MNIKLTVLLLFLSYSSFAQINLQEFSKINMVTQERETVNLKEYLIARDKGIPTVIITNNLRNCGMECLTAMMGIANELFDDPYMFDTLTIELEYDIPDEQNEASELTDRLREFKEYTQYAQHLNIIIADKGEVVYYRSGQGNFTGSELGSMVAQAVRNIKNNTIDNVYGLTKFEVKTDYFEREYYESGALKSEVRVLNGEYHGDLKKYHENGQLLGFVRYDHGKPATFVYEIFSENGVLLSRVNMVDGIRQGEYVEYNEEGELERRGTFKDGARVGLWTTYNIADDEKKAYEEHTFENDKYNGPYRLYYKKNSLAVEGTYKDDEQVGLWKWYDKKGNLEDTENFDE, encoded by the coding sequence ATGAATATTAAACTAACCGTCCTTTTACTTTTCTTGAGTTACTCTAGTTTCGCTCAAATCAATCTACAGGAGTTTTCTAAAATAAACATGGTAACCCAAGAGCGTGAAACTGTAAATCTGAAGGAGTATTTAATCGCTAGAGATAAGGGAATACCCACAGTTATCATTACGAATAATTTGAGGAATTGTGGCATGGAATGTCTTACCGCTATGATGGGTATAGCCAATGAATTGTTTGACGATCCTTATATGTTCGATACACTGACAATTGAGTTAGAATACGACATTCCGGACGAACAAAATGAGGCAAGTGAATTAACCGACCGTTTAAGAGAATTCAAAGAGTATACGCAATATGCGCAACATTTGAATATTATCATCGCAGATAAAGGTGAAGTTGTATACTACAGGTCGGGGCAAGGGAATTTTACAGGTTCTGAATTAGGTAGCATGGTGGCACAAGCGGTAAGAAACATTAAAAACAACACGATTGACAATGTATACGGATTGACCAAATTTGAGGTTAAGACCGATTATTTCGAAAGAGAATATTATGAAAGTGGAGCCCTAAAAAGTGAGGTGCGGGTATTAAATGGCGAATATCACGGTGACCTAAAGAAGTATCATGAAAATGGTCAATTATTAGGGTTTGTACGCTATGATCACGGTAAACCAGCGACATTTGTATACGAGATATTTTCTGAAAATGGCGTCTTACTATCTAGAGTAAATATGGTTGATGGAATCCGTCAAGGGGAGTACGTAGAATATAATGAGGAGGGAGAATTAGAGCGGCGAGGTACTTTTAAAGATGGCGCTAGAGTTGGACTCTGGACCACCTATAATATTGCCGATGACGAGAAAAAAGCCTATGAAGAACACACCTTTGAAAACGACAAATATAATGGTCCTTACCGATTGTATTACAAGAAGAACAGTTTAGCTGTTGAGGGCACTTATAAAGACGATGAGCAAGTTGGACTGTGGAAATGGTACGACAAAAAAGGTAATCTTGAAGATACTGAAAACTTCGATGAATAG